A genomic stretch from Azotosporobacter soli includes:
- a CDS encoding SDR family oxidoreductase yields MKKEQEVVLITGASSGIGRAMAERLTAEGFRVYGTSRKPKMGQEGWTMLTLDVCEEESVQDAVREVLKDAGRIDVLINNAGYGDAGAVEDTSLAEAKRQFETNFFGVLRMCRAVLPQMRRQGNGKIINVGSVAGFIAVPFFGMYCASKAALAAMSESLRMEVEPFGICVALLEPGDIKTEGAGNIVTLLDKEESPYQAPLTKAVAVMAESEKDGIPMHAVTEAVLKMVQSKRMPLRCVVDWRYRLMRIGKRLLPDAWLESIVMKLHR; encoded by the coding sequence TTGAAGAAAGAACAAGAAGTGGTTTTGATCACCGGCGCTTCGTCGGGTATCGGACGGGCGATGGCTGAGCGACTGACGGCGGAAGGGTTTCGGGTCTATGGCACATCGCGCAAACCGAAAATGGGGCAAGAGGGCTGGACGATGCTGACGCTCGATGTTTGTGAGGAAGAGTCGGTGCAGGATGCGGTTCGCGAGGTGCTGAAGGACGCAGGGCGCATTGACGTTTTAATTAATAATGCCGGCTATGGCGATGCGGGCGCGGTCGAAGACACAAGTCTGGCAGAAGCGAAGCGGCAGTTTGAAACGAATTTTTTCGGCGTGCTACGCATGTGCCGGGCTGTTTTGCCGCAGATGCGCCGTCAGGGTAACGGCAAGATCATCAATGTCGGTTCCGTGGCGGGCTTTATCGCAGTGCCTTTTTTCGGCATGTATTGCGCCAGCAAAGCAGCGTTGGCTGCGATGTCCGAAAGTTTACGGATGGAGGTCGAACCGTTTGGCATTTGCGTTGCATTGCTGGAACCGGGGGATATCAAGACCGAAGGCGCCGGCAATATTGTCACGCTGCTTGACAAAGAGGAGTCTCCTTATCAGGCTCCTTTAACGAAGGCTGTTGCCGTGATGGCGGAGTCGGAGAAAGACGGAATTCCAATGCATGCAGTGACGGAAGCCGTGCTGAAAATGGTGCAAAGCAAAAGAATGCCGCTACGCTGTGTCGTAGACTGGCGTTACCGTTTGATGCGCATCGGCAAGCGGCTTTTGCCCGACGCCTGGCTGGAGTCGATCGTCATGAAACTGCATCGCTGA
- a CDS encoding PP2C family protein-serine/threonine phosphatase has product MLDAQETIVILLDAQGTIVMLLDMLEKSCVMAVVAYLLLRTKFFVNMFNNVWTLREEAIAAGVFITFSLYGAANGLQVGGNVVALIHSGAILAGLLAGPKLGMTVGAMNALIRYSLGGEHLAVASFLAFLSGAAAGGYYYFRGGKVVTTKEAALFTAVFEVFARCLALAAAVDKVAAIQLQFFILVPMLLGNVVMVVIFIFVVATLREERRNRMVRERLEAELSMAREIQLSLVPKDFGPFSEQSRLAIYGLLEPAREVGGDIYDFFFLDKDRLCFMIGDVSGKGMPAALLMAATRTLFKAQADREDDIAEIVTRVNQGLCRGNESVQFVTLFCGILHLASGELKYCNAGHNPPYLRDARGQWKLLCERHGPAAGVDEDRVYDSTCRQLLPGDMLLLYTDGVTEAQNDKAEMFSAKGVEHLLQSEPSGKPDVFIPLLMQAVVSFAGGAEQFDDVTMLALTYASEDAVKQ; this is encoded by the coding sequence TTGCTGGATGCGCAAGAAACTATCGTAATCTTGTTGGATGCGCAAGGAACTATCGTGATGTTGTTGGACATGCTGGAAAAATCCTGCGTGATGGCGGTAGTCGCCTATTTGCTGCTTAGAACCAAGTTCTTTGTTAATATGTTCAATAACGTATGGACGCTGCGTGAAGAGGCGATCGCAGCCGGCGTTTTCATCACCTTTTCTCTGTACGGAGCAGCCAATGGTTTACAAGTGGGCGGCAATGTCGTTGCACTGATTCATTCCGGTGCGATACTGGCAGGGTTGCTGGCCGGGCCGAAGCTGGGGATGACGGTTGGCGCTATGAATGCGCTGATCCGCTATTCATTAGGCGGTGAACATCTGGCAGTAGCCAGCTTTCTCGCTTTTTTGTCCGGCGCAGCGGCTGGCGGTTATTATTATTTTCGCGGCGGTAAGGTGGTTACAACGAAAGAGGCGGCTCTCTTTACTGCAGTGTTTGAAGTGTTTGCCCGCTGCTTGGCGCTGGCGGCTGCGGTTGATAAAGTCGCCGCGATTCAGTTGCAGTTCTTTATCCTAGTGCCGATGCTGCTGGGCAATGTCGTGATGGTGGTTATTTTTATCTTTGTCGTTGCAACACTACGGGAAGAACGGCGCAACCGCATGGTTCGCGAACGTTTAGAAGCGGAATTGAGCATGGCAAGGGAAATCCAGTTGAGTTTGGTACCGAAGGATTTCGGTCCATTTTCCGAACAAAGTCGTCTGGCGATTTACGGACTGTTGGAACCGGCCAGAGAAGTCGGCGGCGATATTTATGATTTTTTCTTTCTCGATAAAGATCGATTATGTTTTATGATCGGTGATGTTTCAGGTAAGGGAATGCCGGCGGCGCTATTGATGGCGGCGACGCGAACGCTCTTCAAGGCGCAGGCGGATCGGGAGGACGATATTGCGGAAATTGTGACCCGCGTAAATCAGGGACTGTGCCGGGGGAATGAATCGGTTCAGTTCGTAACGTTGTTTTGCGGCATCTTACATTTGGCGAGCGGAGAATTGAAATATTGCAATGCAGGCCATAATCCGCCGTATTTGCGCGATGCGCGCGGCCAATGGAAATTGCTTTGTGAACGCCACGGACCGGCGGCGGGGGTGGATGAAGACCGCGTCTACGACTCGACATGTCGTCAATTGCTGCCGGGTGATATGCTGCTCTTATATACCGATGGCGTAACGGAGGCGCAAAATGACAAGGCAGAGATGTTTTCCGCCAAAGGCGTAGAACATCTCCTGCAAAGTGAACCTAGCGGGAAACCGGACGTGTTTATTCCGTTGCTGATGCAGGCGGTCGTTTCCTTTGCCGGTGGCGCGGAGCAATTCGATGACGTTACGATGCTGGCGTTGACGTATGCTTCTGAAGACGCTGTAAAGCAATAA